The sequence below is a genomic window from Falco rusticolus isolate bFalRus1 chromosome 8, bFalRus1.pri, whole genome shotgun sequence.
CTCTTAGTCGTAGCTATATGGTCTCCATTATTATGGTATCTGAGCCGAACAACTTCATTTACAGGAATCGTTGGCATAAATCAACCAGCAGAGTTAGGCAAGTCAGGCAAGCCAACAGACATGGAGAGGCCAGGAGGAAGCAGGTGTGCCAGCAGGGGCGGTTTGCCACGGGCAGCTCCTTTCCTGGGTCTCTAGAGGGACCTGGGTTTGCAGCTGGTCAGGTGGATTCCTAGGAGCATCTCCCAAGGGGGACTCACAATCCTTCCTCTGAGGAGCCATGAAAGAACAAGCAGCCATTTATTATCCATTGCAATGTAATTGCTGCCATATTTACCATCTTGCCACCACTATTTTATGCTATTTGTTTAAGGAACTAGCTGACACGCAGGTGTTCTGCCCAGAAAACATTCTCCTTTCTGAAGGACAGGCTGTCCTTAAATATTTGGCTTGCAGGACACGGGACTTGTGGGAAGCCTGCCAGCAGTGCTCCCATCACACCTGGTACAAACCCAGACCAATTCCGTCCTCAAGGATGCTGAGAAGGTACCCAGCAGTCTGCTGCTAATTCCAGCTTCATCTAAGTCCTTtgcctccctcctgcagtgGCAGGGTGTTATTCCTTCTCTCTGCGGGTCAGAGAAAACACGATGCTCTGCAGACCCCCTGTTTGGGACAGCAGGGTGACTTGCTTACTTTTGGTCAAGCGTGCAGTGGGAGTGAGAGCCCCCCCAacagtgctggggagaggggataTGTGAGGGGCCATGTCCACCCCTCTCCACATACCCTGGCAGCAATTCCAAGACATGGAGGCTGAGAAGGAGCCAGTAACAGAGCtggcttttctcctgctgtgtttgGACCCAACGAAAACCCTGCTGTGACAACACTCTGCTGTTACAATGGCACCAAATGGCAGTCCTGGGCTCCAGACCGAGTCAGTGCTGGCTCATCAATCAGGCTCCCTGCTCCCAAAGCCACAGTCATGCAGACATGGGAGCACCACGTGGCAGGAGGCCGGGGCTTTGGCTCTCAGGCCTCTGTGCCTGGATGCTCAGCAACGACTCTGCGGGAGGCTTGTTCACAGCTTCAGCAGTTTGCTCCCTGCACATGCACGTCCCAGCAGGAGCTCCCTCCTCTGCAAAGCTGGCGGATGCCTGAGTGTCACTGACACTGAGAGGACAGACAGGTTCTTTCGGGGATCCTTGGCAGAATGGTGACAACACTAAATCGTGGTTACAATTAAAGCTTTAGTTCCTTAACAGGGTATTATGATTAGTATAGCACAGAATTTATGATTGGAACAGCACAGGATTTCTACAAGCGGAATCAATGCAGTACAGTCTATGAGTAGCATGATACAGATCTATAATACAACTTAACTTATGATTTCTAATCACCTGAATAACACAGAATTTATAATAAAACTTATAATTTATCATCACCTGGACCCTCTGCAGATCAGGTCAAATCCCAATACATGGTTTGCTGTATCAGTATAACAATCATAATCTAGACTCGAAAATCCTATGAAAGAACACAAGTCAGTCCTCCAAAGAAGCAGAGAGTGGGGGTGTCCCTGGCCATGGTGGGTCATGGGTGTCACTGTCCAGCAGTTCCCCTCTGAGGACTTGTAACTGCTTGCTGTTATGGACAGTGCTGTTACACTTCCCTGTCCTGTGACAGGGTCACCGACAAGACCGAGCTGGCCGGGTGCCTGGGACCTTCAAGGCCAGCAAGAGAGGGAGTAATCATCCTGGTGCCCAGCAACATTgatgctggcagggaggggaagaaggaaactGGTTTATCTAGTTGGTTCACAGGACCTTTAGGGCCAAATAATGAGGGAACGGGAATGAATCCATGACCCAAGCAGCAAGAGAGTGGCTGCTTGCCTCATGAAATGACATTTGTTATGCTAACCACATTACCAGGGTCGGGAGCAGGGGGTACTGCTCCACTGGGTTAAGTTGAGTGGTAGCATCACTAGCAGGAGCAGTGGTGGAGACTCATGCAGAGACAGGGTGACATACTTTCACCCAGAGAGGTGAGAAATAAGAAACGGGAAGAAAAAGTGGTGCATCATCTGGGAATAAATTTTTATAGGGAAGTGGAGAAGAACACCCTGAATTTAAGTGTcttgttgttttcctcttttcccagtTCTTAAGGAATTAGGGCATTTTTGTAGGCAAGTAAATCTCATGAAAGATGACTGACATCATCACTGATTTCTTCTGTACAGCTCCAAGAGGTCCCaaatttttggtttgtttgaaGCAACTTCCCTGTTTTCCAAAGCCTGGCctgaagaagcaggaaaggCAGTGTGCAAAGGGGCTCCCTCACCAGGAGATCTTTTCTGAACCTACCAATCTGGCTCTGACTGGTTGAGGGTTTTTATCCTGTTCAGTTCAAACAAACAGAATCTCAGAAACTTGTGTGAAAAGTTACATTTCCCCCTGACTTTTCCTTGGGGAATTGGCATTCAACTGATCATAGGCTCTAACAGGAGGTGTAAGAGAGCTGGAAGGCTATCCAGTGTGAGGAAGGATGGGGGgtaagggagaaggaaggaggatgtccctgctgctgctgtttagcCCAAAATGCCATGTGGGACATGCCCTTTGAATCTCAGTTCTTGCAGGTGCTCTGCTGTCTCCCATGCTCTCACTTCTGCCTGTGTCTGTGTTCCAGACCTCCTTTTCCTACTGACGGAAAGTCTCAGGCCAGGCATGGGACCATTGGAGGGAGCCAACAGCACCCTCACCGTGGAGAAGACAGTGTTAGAGAAGAAGCTGTCACAGGGCTGGCATGACAAAGACTTCGTCACTCCTAGCCAGGATCTCTCTGGATCCCGCAGTGTTATGATGGACAGCACCAAGATCCTGGGGGTCCAAGTTGTTCTGATTGCTGCGTACTCCCTCATCATTCTGCTGGGGTTCGTCGGCAACTCTTTGGTCATCTACATCATAGTGAAGTACAAGACCATGAGGACCGTCACCAACTTCTTCATAGCTAACCTGGCCCTGGCAGATCTGATGGTGGACACACTCTGTCTGCCTTTCACCCTAGTATACACACTGCTGGACGAGTGGAAGTTTGGAGCTGTTCTTTGTCATCTGGTCCCTTATGCTCAAGCTCTGAGTGTTCATGTGTCCACTCTCACCTTAACCGTGATTGCCCTGGATAGGTATCGGTGTATTGTTTTCCACCTGGACAGCAGGATTTCCAAGAGGCTCAGCTTCACAATCATAGCTATCatgtggctggcagcagctgtccTAGCAGGTCCTCTGGCCATCTTCAGAGAGTACCGATATGAGGAAATTCCATCCATCAACCTCAAAATGGCTGTCTGCTCAGAAAAATGGCCTTCTGGTAATAACAGAGATGCCACTATCTACAGTCTGTCCATGCTCCTCCTGCAGtatgtttttcctcttgcaatTATTTGTTATGCCTATACCAGGATCTGGTTCAAGCTGAAAAACCATGTCAGTCCCACTTCTAGGAATGAAAACCAGTGCCGGAGGAGGAAGACAACCAAAATGCTAGTGATGGTAGTTGTGGTATTTGCAGTTTGTTGGCTCCCCTTCCACATATTCCAGCTTGCCATTGATCTTGATCTGGTTCTTATCTTCCATGAGTACAAACTCCTGTACACTGTCTTCCATGTCGGGGCCATGTGCTCTACCTTTGTCAACCCCCTGCTCTACGGATGGATGAACAAGAACTACCGGAACGGCTTCCTTATGTTCTTCCGTTGCCAGAACAAGCCAGAAAGCATCCACACTGAAGGCTCAGTTAGAGGGAGGTCATACATCTTCAGGGCCAACACCCTAAATGGGAGCATCAAACAGACTCCTGGCAATGGACCACTGCCCACAGAGGTTTAGGGATGTGACATCCACCTCCAGGACTGAGGCTGACTGAGCCCAGAGACATTCTTGggtaaatgccttttttttggcaaaacatTGTGTTGCTAAAACATTATATCTACCACAGCCACATAGAAGTACCCCCCTGTATCTCTCAAAACAATAAATCTGGTGTATTTCTGTCTGACCAAACAaatgaatttttcctttctctgcgTTCAAGTTATGCATGCAGAAGCATGAAAAATTACACACAGAGGAGACTTTCATTTGGCCAGAAAAATATGCCCCTTTTTGCTATTTCCATTTGCCAAAGTGGGTTGCTCAACCTTTTACTTCCTGACATATTACGCGTTACAAATGTGGAACCTTTATTGTGTGTGCTTGTTCATCTGTACATCTACCCAAAAGCCTTAATGATCCATCTTTAGCTAATGCCTCCAAGGGGAGGGAGACCTAAACTCCTCTGTGAAAAGGGGCTGGTTAGTGCCATCGATCCACAGGCCTGGGGCGGGAGCAGGCTGGTGCAGGTTGAAGCTGGGCGGTTCATGATCTCTTGCACAGCGTTTGTATGAATCTGTATTTGCAAGCCATGGGAAGAGCTCTAGTCCTCAGAAAGCCCAGGAGGTGGCAGTGATACTATTTACCACAGTTTTCTTTGAGGACACCTCATTATCTAGAAAGCTTGTGAGCCAGTGCCCTGGATTTAgcaaggaggagaggaggcagagaagcagATAGGAAAGGAAAGAGCTGGGGCAGTTATCAAGAGGACTGAAACAGAACCTAGGCGACTGGCAGAGGTGATCTCCTCCAGACCCTAAGATGTGGTTTCTGCCATGCGATAACTTGATGGGTGCCAACACGACCAGGGAGGAAAAACTGCCAGTGTCACCATTCTCCAAGGCACTCAGAGGGTTGTAAAGCTTTACTCTTTCTGGGGTCGGAGGTAGTATGGGTCTGTACATGGGTGCTTCAGTTCAGAAGACAGAGGTAACTGATTGCATGGTTATCACAGATGTGGTGTCTTCTGGCAGAAGAAGACATGGAGATAAAGGAAGATGTATTCTTTCAAACCAAAGTATATGTTCTCCTCCCAAAGGCTGTGTCAGCTGGGGAGCGTATTTTTAGCTCTGCCATCAAAGGAGCCTTGATTGCTACTGTATCTCAGCAGCTTGTCATTGGTGTTGTCTCTGAAAGTCAATGTTCATCAGATTGCAAAGTAACTCCCAGATGCAGGAAAGAGACTCAACGCAGACCTCCTcattaaagataaaaaggaaagaaaaactttaatttGTAGGTCTTCACTGGAGCAAGGACAAGAGGTAAGAGGACTTGCAGTACTGAGTATACCAGCTTGGATCAGGCTGCTGGGCCATCACACCTGGAGTCCTCAAGAGATGAATTGTCAAAGGGCTTATTTGAAAATCCAtctctcctgcctcctccccagcttgACATGCCTCTGGcctttgttttccagctcagtTTCCAACTGCCACACTAGATTTTAATCTCCCTGTTTGTTTCTGCTCTCTGATCCTTTGCTCCATTTTCCTATATAGGTACAAGAAAGTGGTGTCTGGTTCCTGAGACCAtcacagccaggcaggagctgcagaccACACTCCACACTTGGAGGCATGGGCATGCTCATGCCTAACAACCTTCTTAGCACCTGATCCTGCAGATCACAGcccatctttcttttcagggaGCTTCAGGATTTATGAAAATCCTGTCAGGATGTCATAGATGTTCCAGTAAAAGGGCCATCTTCTTCCTGACAGGCCAAGACATGATGAGAGAACCAAGACACAGGCAAACCTTCCCTATGTGAAGTGCCATGCCATGGTGGTGGGAGTTTGCTTTTTCATCCTGATGCAAGAAGGAGGATATTCTCCTCCATAGCACTAGTAAATTCTGTCCCTACCTAATGAGCTGGTCATTTCTACAGTCCATCCTCTTGAAGAACTCTCCCCATATTTCCATCAAACTCCAAGacacaaggaaatatttttgtttcaaaagcagcttaaaTGAGTGGAAAGAATTCAACTATTGCCAATAAACACTTCAGAAAGTGATTTAACACTCAATAATATATGTCAGAGTAAAATAACACATTTAGCAATGCAGGCTTGGAAGCCAATCACACTGCCAGCTGAGATGGATGAGGAGCTAAATTGCTCTTCTAGGGGCCTTGCCAAAGGTTTTGTCCTGTGACACCACACACAGTATCTGATTGTGGAGCAAGGCAGATAATGACTTTATGACTGACTGTTTAATTTTGAGCCCAGACTTTTAAACTAAATATGGATagataaacaaataaatagatCACATCTCTTTGCAAATAATCACTGGCAGTGGCATTTATAGGGCAGAGGGATTTTTAAGCTGGAGCAAACTGAGAAGGAGAAACTATTTACTTGAAGTTTAACAGCAAagttctgtttgctttatttaataGACTTGTGCAGATTTACTGATAAGACTTCTGCCTGTgaacttgctgctttttccttgccATTGGAAAAAGTTACAACTTCCCACAGCCACTACTGGCAGGAAAATTGGCTCTCAGTTGTGTGTACTTGCCCCTGTGGAAAACCACAATGCCTCTATTGAGGGAAAGTGGCCCTAGCGTCCACTGTCAAACAGAACAGGAGAAGGCGGAGAGCAAGGAAGCAAAGCTTCTTACAGGAGATTGATTTGGGCAAATAAATAGTATGTTATAGAATGTCATGCCTGCACAAAGGCAGGAGTAAATTTGTTTCTATGAAACAGAAATCTCTTGGAGATGAAGATTCCCCAAATATTATGCTCCACTAAAGACAACCTTACTGCCATGACCAGTTCCATGAAACCACAGACCAGAAGAATTTTAAGTTTTTGTACTATTCAGAGCTCAGGACAGGGTATGACCCTGCTCTTTTGGTGTCAAGGGCAGGTCTTCTAGCTGTTACAGATATTCTTAGAGTCAAAGGCATCTTCCCACTGCCTGCTCCTTGCCAAAGGTGCCTCAGTGAATGCCTGCTAAGctgggctcctctctgcagagctggcccTGGTGTTACTGACATGGGATGGAATGACTCATGTCAGTGGCACAACAGCTGGTAGGGATGAGGTATTTCCCTACAGAGTGAGAAGCCCagtgacaaaaatgaaaatgaccAAGTGTTTCATCAAACCTTGTCTGGAAGACAGTGCTGTTCCCGGTGACCAAATGGATTTCCTCTAGGGCTCTTCCCAATTCTTGCTGACATTCTCCTCAAAGTGCTGCTTCACTGAGGTAACTCAAGGATATTTCACAGCTTTTAGGAGGGAGGTTCTGAATTCCCTGAGAAACACACTATTTCTCATGCTAGGACATGCTTTCTGGTCACTTAATACAAATCTTGTATTATAAAATGTACCACTGAACAGTTCTTAATTGCCAAGCGACCCCTAGCAGATGATTAACTTTGAGTAGACACTGCAGGTGGGGATGCCTCTAACTGTCCCATGCAGCCATTACTCCCATGCCAAAGACAAGAACAGCTGAGACATGGCAACatcatcatttaaaaacagcagcatcAGTAACTGTTGTTTCCTATTACAGGCTGCTCTAAGAGCTCTCGAGTCCCAGAGTCTCTTCTCAAAATTTCAGGCTTGACAAAGCACGTAAAAATTTGCAGAGCAAAGGCAGTGCTTTGGACACAGGAGGCTCTCTGAGCACTAGAAACTTTGCCTCTAAAACACTTGGTTTGCTCTGAAAATCCCTTCTCATTTGATTTCCAAAGCATATATGTCTATAACAAGGTAATGCCTGTAAAGAGAGCAAAGGTTTGggctttttacttttccttgtCTTGAGGCTATATATACAGCCGGTATTTAGATCAGTGCAGGGTGAGCTGGGTCTTTCAGTCGGGGCTCTGTTAGAATCAAAGATGTGGCACGCTCCTGCATGTGCTTCATCCTGCTCCTGTGAAGGCCAGGTCCATCCCCTCGTGGCTCTCTGCCCTGTAGTAACATGTGCCCTCTCCCATTACCCATGGCAGCGCAAGCAAACAATGTTAAATGGCACATGTTTTATTCACTATGCCCACAAACATGTTGGCAGAAACATTGCTCTGAGCTTTTCACAAAGGGTCTGTAGGGAAATACATACTAGACTGGGAAAGAGACAGTTCCTCTAATATATGCTAATGTGAGAGGGGCTGGAGTGCTATTCTGCTGAAGGAGGTCACAGACagctcagcctttcctctgaTATCAGGTGTTAATCTTATCATTGTTACAGCTAGCATGATCTGCAACCAAATTAGCTTTTGTTTGGGCAGGAGCTGTGGAGCTGGTGCTTTCTTTGCGTGCCTTTGTCTTTTGGCTCTGTTACTGCATGATTTCACCAGGGTGTCTGAAAATGCTGGGTTTTAAATAAGGCCTCAGGATCAGCTGACCTGGTGAAATCAGGAATTACTGCAATaatccagaaaaaagaaaggtttctgGGTTCATATGGGTGAGCAGAATTTGGTCCCttgcatctgaaaaaacagagctttgtcttcttttcagttttcccttaTCTAGCTTGAGATTCTTCAAGTGCCAAAAATAATATTGCATATTACTGCCAGAACACTTATCTTCTCTTTGAGCTCATTTCAGAGAAGGGATTTGTTCAGGAGGGcctgggaggggaagaaggcTAGGTTTTTAAAGCTCATCGTTATCTCTAGGCTCAGTGTTTTGTAAGTTAAAagacaaatcagaaaaagacagtcacacacacacgccGAGGGAGGTACCCATTTATCTTCAGACAACACAACctctatttaattttctatcCAGACATCCCAGCACCCTTTGCCAAAGTGTTGTATGTATATGGGCTGAATGAGGTTGTGGgaggaaagaatttttctgcTGCTAATGGCAATACCTTAGTGTCACTCATGATTTATAGCCAGCAAAGAATGCTTTTTCTGGTCTATGTTCTTCTCAGTGTAATGAGTACAGAAGGAATAGTGCAGATGCCTCATGGAGCTCACAGGAGGAGATCTTCATTAGTTCAGTCCTCTCCAGTGTGCTAGCAAAGACTGTGAGCATTAGAGGAGAAACCCTTTTGTTTATTACCAGCTTATTGAAGTGCGTGAGCATGGAGTACTCACCATGTCACTCTGCTAATGTGTTATGAACTTTCAGACACTGTTCATCTTGAGGATATGCAGGCAGCTCATCTGCAAGGTgcttctccttgctgctgcaaggaaggaagaaggaaaataggTCACAGAAGAAGATTTCAAGATATTCTGATTCTGGAGAGGATGAGCCCCTGGATGAAACCTGGAGGTTAATACAGTTCTTTATAGAGGTAGATTGTTGGCTCTATTGGGACCAGGATGAGGGGGAGAATGAACTCTGCCATGGCGCAGAGCCTCTATCAAATTAGAGACAAGTAAGAAGTAACAGCAGGTATAAAGtattcctttcttttatctGTTAAAACCAATCCTCTGATAGTTTCAGCAAATGCTCTCTGCTTCCAGTACCGTGGGGCTTGCTGAATGGCAGCTGAACCACTGCTTGCCCAGTGCCACTTTCATTTTGTAAATCTTGATGCTGTCCTTCTTCAGCTTTCTCCAAGTTCATCACATCTTCTTCTAAGGCAGCTTCTTCATCCCTgatcatcttattttctcttctgtggatCTCTAGTTCCACAAATATTGCAATATGCTTCATTTTGCTCCTAATTCCTGTGAAGGAGTGGGATCTATCAGCTTTGTTCCAACCTTGCTTGACATCAACCATATGTGTTTTTAAGTATGTGGGGGGGGAAGGACATCTCTTAATAAAATGTCAGGCTGCctttccctggctgcagcatcactgtGTTCTTAATGAAATCTCATTACACTGGTCACTAAGTCAGTTCACTGAATCATGATACGCATCCccagttttgtttttgaagatggGAGCCACAAGGGCAGTCAGATCCCTACTTCACCTTGAACTCTGTATTCAATAGATTTATCAAGGGGCAAGACTGGAGTCCAGATGATCCTGATCCCAGACTCATGTCCTAAATCACAGCTTCATCTGTCCAttctacaaaacagaaaaacgAGGAATTGTGCATTTCAGGAAAAGAGTGATGAGTTTTTGTTACTTGGCAACTGTCACTCCCACATATTTTAGAAGAATCTGAGAACATCCTGCACCTCAGAGAAATCAACCAGCTTaggtgaggaggaagggaacTGGCAGCAGATCCCCAAAACTTTCAGCTGGAAAGATCTCTTGGAGCTCATGGAAGCAAAAAGTGCTTTATGTCTGCATGCTCCTTCAGCTTGTCTCCTCAACATGTCTGTCTGCATCAGTTTCTGGGCTCTTCATGGTGAAATAATCCGTTGTTCTGCCATTTCTGTCTCATAGAGGCATTTCACAGCCATCTGAATGTGCTCTAATCCACCTGCCAGCTGCAATCAGCACACAGCACGGTTGTGCTCCTGTCAGCCAAGATTTGAGCACCAGAAACAAAAACCTTCAAAAGAGGAATCAGCAAGAGATCTCCATGTGaaaactggggagggggcagtCAAACCTGCGGGCTTGGTGAGTGTACACACAGTGATAGCAAACCCAGGCAATGAGGCCAGCATAAAATTTgacttgctttctgctgtggctgttgACTTCAGACAGGAATTCAGACAtgattattaaaataataatttacgGCTTCAGTTGCTGGGAGCTATCTCCAAGGTTGAACTCAGCAGATGGCTGTGTAAGTGGACCCCAGCTACTGCATTTATGCAGTGGCTCAGCATTTTTGGTCCAGCATTGTTACCAACAACTTCACTATATGAAATCCCATTTCTTATTCCTAGATAAAAGAATCTAGTGGCTTCAAAGTGCAGATTTCAACTCTCCGAGACAAGCCTGCAGTTCGCAATTAAGTAAAGCTAAGAGAGCAAAACTAGCATGGCAAGAACTGATTGAAATTGTCTGTTGCTTCAAGGAGTGCAATAACACGAGACTGCTATTGTGGCAAAGACATCTTACCAAAGCATGGGGTTCACTGGTCTTTGTAAGGTCTGCCTGGCACTGCAGTTCTTTGTTGTGCGAAATTCCAACTGGCTTCATGCATAATTAGTAGAATTGGGTTGCTAATACCAAAAAGTTTGTTTGGAATTCTGGTCTTTCTAATTATGTCATTAAAAGGACATGAGCTAATCTCACTGCAACCCAAGCAGCTACAACAGCCTAGCAAGAACTTCTCTCTCTGAAATGCAGCTATTGAAGTACTTCTCATAGATTTCCCAGACAGCAAGGACATGTTCTGGGGTGGTTTAGTCATGTACATACTATAAGAATAGTATAAGAAAAGATCAtaagaaataaatggaagggAGTTGGAACTCCTCTGGCTAAATCACTGCTGATTGCAGGGTGTCTCACCTCTTCCAAGGCTCCTGTGATGGAGATTCCATCCACTCCCTGCACAGTCTGTTCTGAGCCCTTCCTAATGTCTAACCAATAAATCTCCTTTACTGCTATCTGTTACTTCTTGTCTCCTGGCAGACACAGATAATAGTTTACTACCTTCTATACCTCACCTTTATATATTTAAAGGGTATTATCATGCATCTCTTCCACCCCCTCCAGACTAAACCAAGtcattttttaatgtccttCCTCACAGGGCTCATTTGCTGTACCTCTGTTTGTTCTtgctgctctcctctggactTTCCGTGTTCAATAGCCAGTAGTTTTGCAGGTAAACAAAAAGACTGAAGGAGGTGAAAAGGTTCTGCAGAAACATTAGGTTCTCTGAGCAATCACTCTGTATACTAGAATGCATAATCGGGAACTGCTCTTTTCTGAACACAGTGACTGCCTCTACGCTATGGCAGGAGACCAGGGTCTTTGTTTCGCTGTCAGCAGAGCTATTTCCATGTTCTGACTCATTGATGGCTGTTTCTACACAGGTAAAAGCTGCAGCACTTTGCAGCATTATTCAAGCCCTCACAGGTGAAAACAACTATGAGGCAAAAGTCTCCCTACAAGTCGCATCAGTCATGTGGAGTTTTGCACCTCGTGCATGTGCAGCTCTGGGTATGTCCATAGCGTGACCATCCATGTGGCCCTGTTCTCTAGGATGCAGGGACACAAGCAACAAGAGGCCACAGTCATCACGTCCAAACTTGCCTCTCCTGAGGAATCTGGTGCCTCGCACACGTGCCTCTCTGAGTCAGCCTCAGGACTATTTCTTGTGCTGCTTGAAAGCTTTCTGcactccccatccctgctgtgaGTGCAGCAGTCACTTCCTCACCCCCTTCCATTTACTAACAAGACCAGGGAAACTTCAGGCTGTGGTTGGACCCCCACTCTGGGATCCAGTGGGACCAGTGGAGGTTGcagtccccagccccacagaggtGCCTGAGCAAACAGCTCTGCCAGAGGACCACCAACAGAGGGGCAGTGCTGACTTCTCACTGTCCCTGGCATCTGCTGTTCAGGAGACCTTTAATTGCTACTTCTTCCACTTTGCCTTGAAGAACAGCActtatattgtattttcttgtattacGGATAGAAAGTAAAACTCTTTTCAGCTGGTTCTCTTTTCCAGCTTTGTCAAATCCTAGATAAGCTCATCTTAAAATGCTGAatcttgctttcctcttctgtggaACAGGACAAATGCAGCACCCAGAGGCTTGTAAAACATGTCATATGTGCCAGCTGAATAGCACTGCTGCAGTAAAAAGCATTATTATTGAACACAACTTACAATAATTATGTTTTCATCAGTTGTGTATTAAGGAGGCAGACCTTACTTGCAAAGTACTGTTAAATACTCCGAGAAAAACAAATTTCGAGTTCTCAGGGGggtaaatatttattctagACTCTCAAAAAAGTAATGATTTGTGAATCCAGGTGTGGGAAGGTTTTTAATGGTGACAGTGCCTGGAATTTTTCATCAGCATCTACTGCTTTCAACGTGGAGTACGAGTATTGACTGAAGGATGACCCCAGGCTTTGCTCCACTGCTCATAAGCATTTCTGAATTGTTTGGACAAGAATGGTTCTAAAGAAATACcaacacatttgttttctgttccaaTGAGACTAATtcaaaaaagcaggttttagCCAATTCTTACGGTTTTGTGCTTCCCTCCCTGATGACTGCTAAGATGTGCAGTTGGAAGAAGGAGCTTCCTCTGCTGAAACCACTTAGGAAATTGATAAGCTCTGGTCTGCAGCATCAGTGCAGCCTGAAGAGAAGGATGAGGCGCTCTGGCTGCAAAGCAAATTTACAACATTGGGTGCATACCTTAGCAATCCGCatgacaaaaaattaaatttaggaGGAGTGCAGGGGTGACCTTCTGAGGCAGAACATCTATCACAGCCGGATTAGGACACTAGAAAGCAACCTGCTCT
It includes:
- the LOC119152657 gene encoding neuropeptide Y receptor type 2-like, whose amino-acid sequence is MGPLEGANSTLTVEKTVLEKKLSQGWHDKDFVTPSQDLSGSRSVMMDSTKILGVQVVLIAAYSLIILLGFVGNSLVIYIIVKYKTMRTVTNFFIANLALADLMVDTLCLPFTLVYTLLDEWKFGAVLCHLVPYAQALSVHVSTLTLTVIALDRYRCIVFHLDSRISKRLSFTIIAIMWLAAAVLAGPLAIFREYRYEEIPSINLKMAVCSEKWPSGNNRDATIYSLSMLLLQYVFPLAIICYAYTRIWFKLKNHVSPTSRNENQCRRRKTTKMLVMVVVVFAVCWLPFHIFQLAIDLDLVLIFHEYKLLYTVFHVGAMCSTFVNPLLYGWMNKNYRNGFLMFFRCQNKPESIHTEGSVRGRSYIFRANTLNGSIKQTPGNGPLPTEV